A single region of the Mustelus asterias unplaced genomic scaffold, sMusAst1.hap1.1 HAP1_SCAFFOLD_1683, whole genome shotgun sequence genome encodes:
- the LOC144488588 gene encoding glyceraldehyde-3-phosphate dehydrogenase-like — protein MVKIGVNGFGRIGRLVTRAAIANGKVEIVAINDPFIDVNYMVYMFKYDSTHGVFKGEVKAENGKLVINGKPVAVFQERDPANIKWGEAGAHYVVESTGVFTTIEKASAHLKGGAKRVIISAPSADAPMFVVGVNHEKFDKSMTIVSNASCTTNCLAPLAKVINDKFGIVEALMTTVHAVTATQKTVDGPSGKLWRDGRGAHQNIIPASTGAAKAVGKVIPELNGKLTGMAFRVPTPNVSVVDLTCRLSKPAKYDDIKAAIKAAAAGPMKGILGYTEDQVVSTDFNGDTHSSIFDAGAGIALNDHFVKLVSWYDNEFAYSNRSSTWSSTSHQGVKVGLASQRLLRLTLVTPTPPSPPSPSPPSPSP, from the exons atTCGGGCGTATTGGCCGTCTGGTGACCAGGGCAGCCATCGCCAATGGCAAGGTTGAAATTGTCGCAATTAACGACCCCTTCATCGATGTCAACTACATG gtgtacaTGTTTAAATATGACTCTACACACGGTGTCTTCAAGGGAGAGGTCAAAGCTGAGAATGGAAAACTCGTCATCAATGGGAAACCTGTCGCCGTCTTTCAGGA gcgCGACCCGGCCAACATCAAGTGGGGTGAGGCGGGGGCTCATTACGTAGTGGAATCCACCGGTGTTTTCACCACCATCGAGAAGGCTTCG gcccATCTAAAGGGGGGTGCCAAGCGGGTGATCATCTCCGCACCGTCCGCCGATGCTCCCATGTTTGTGGTTGGCGTCAACCATGAAAAGTTTGACAAGAGCATGACCATCGTCAG TAATGCCTCCTGTACCACGAACTGCCTCGCTCCTCTGGCCAAAGTTATCAACGACAAGTTTGGGATCGTTGAGGCTCTAATG accACTGTCCATGCTGTCACGGCCACCCAGAAGACAGTGGACGGTCCATCAGGAAAGCTGTGGCGTGATGGCAGAGGGGCCCACCAGAACATCATTCCTGCCTCCACGGGCGCTGCCAAGGCAGTGGGCAAAGTCATCCCCGAGCTCAACGG GAAGCTGACCGGGATGGCGTTCCGGGTCCCCACTCCCAATGTGTCTGTGGTTGACTTGACCTGCCGGCTGTCCAAGCCC gcCAAATATGATGACATCAAGGCGGCCATTAAGGCAGCAGCAGCGGGTCCCATGAAGGGAATTCTGGGATACACGGAGGACCAG GTGGTTTCCACGGACTTCAATGGCGACACGCACTCCTCCATCTTTGATGCTGGCGCTGGAATCGCACTCAATGATCACTTTGTCAAGCTGGTGTCCTG gtatGACAATGAGTTTGCGTACAGCAACAGGTCGTCGACCTGGTCGTCTACATCCCACCAAGGAGTAAAGGTCGGCCTGGCATCCCAGAGGCTGCTGCGATTAACACtggtcacccccacccccccctcccctccctccccctcccctccctccccctccccctga